In the Streptomyces sp. 3214.6 genome, ACCTGCGCGGTGGACGCCAGTTCGCCCTCCCCCGCGGCCCCGTCGTACAACCCCATCACGCCCTCGACGATCGCCAGATCGCACCCGCGCGCACCGTGCGCGAACAGCGGCCCGACCAACTCCGGCCCGCACAGATACGCGTCGAGGTTGCGCCCCACCCGCCCGGTGGCGAGTGAGTGGTACCCGGGATCGATGTAGTCCGGCCCGACCTTGTGCGCGGACACGGCGAGCCCCCGCGCGGCGAACGCGGCCATCAGCCCCGTGGCAACGGTGGTCTTGCCGCTGCCCGAGGAGGGCGCGGCGATGACCAACCGGGGAACAGCACTCACCACTCGATGCCCTTCTGCCCCTTCTGCCCCGCGTCCATCGGGTGCTTGACCTTGGACATGTCGGTGACGAGATCGGCGAAGCCGACCAGCTTCTCGGGCGCGTTCCGCCCGGTGATCACGACATGCTGGGTCCCGGGCCGGTCGCGCAGCACCTCGATCACCTCATCGGTGTCGACCCACCCCCAGTGCATGGGGTACGCGAACTCGTCGAGCACGTACAGCCGGTACGTCTCGGCGGCGAGGTCCCGCTTGACCTGCTCCCAGCCCTCGCGCGCCTTCTCCTCGTTGCTGAGGTTGTCCCCCTGAAGATCCCGCTGGACCCAGGACCATCCCTCGCCCATCTTGTGCCAGTCGACGGTCCCGCCCTCACCACTGGCGCCCAGCACCCGCAGTGCGTTCTCCTCGCCGACCTTCCACTTCGCGGACTTGACGAACTGGAACACCCCGATCGGCCACCCCTGGTTCCAGGCGCGCAGCGCGAGCCCGAACGCGGCGGTCGACTTCCCCTTCCCGATCCCCGTGTGCACGACGACCAGCGGCCGGTTCCGTCGCTGACGAGTCGTCAGACCGTCGTCCGGCACCACACTCGGCTGTCCCTGCGGCATTACGCGGCCCTCCTGGAAGTCCCCTGCACGTTCCTCACCAGCCCTGCGATGGAGTCCGCCCGCAACGCGTCCAGCGTCACTGCGGTACCTGCCAGCTCACCCGCGAGCTGCCCCGCGAGCCCCAGCCGCACCGGCCCGGACTCGCAGTCCACGACCACCGACGCGACCTGCTCGGCGGCGAACAGCCGGGCCGCCCGCCCCGCGAGCGCGACAGGCTCCGGCCCACCGGTGGCCCGTCCGTCCGTCACCACGACGACCAGGGCGCGCCGCGCCGGATCCCGCAGCCGCTCCACCCGCAGCACGTCGTGCGCCTTGAGCAGCCCGGCGGCGAGCGGTGTCCGCCCACCCGTGGGCAGCGACTCCAGCCGGACCGCCGCCGCGTCCACCGAGGACGTCGGCGGCAACGCCACCTCGGCCGCCGCCCCCCGGAACGTCACGAGCCCCACCTTGTCCCGCCGCTGGTAGGCGTCCAGCAGCAGCGACAGCACGGCGCCCTTCACCGCGCTCATCCGCTGCCGGGCGGCCATGGACCCCGAGGCGTCGACCACGAACAGCACGAGGTTGCCCTCACGCCCCTCCCGGGTCGCCTGCCGCAGATCGTCACGCCGCACCACGAGCCCCCGCCCGGAGCGCCCCCGCGCCCGCTGGTGCGGCGCGGCGGCCTGCACGGTAGCCGCCAGGTGCAGCTTGGTCAGGGCGCCTCGAGGCCGTCGCGCACCCGTGGTTCGTCCCTGCTCGGTCCGCGCCCGCGAACGCCGCCCGGCTGCGCCCTCACCGATCCCGGGCACGCTCAGCACCTTCGTCCGGAACGGCTCGGAGGAGCGTACGGCGGACTGCTCCGAGGCCCCCGACGCCCGCGGCTCGCCGTCCTCCCCGGCCTCGGGCCGCGCACCGGAGCCGCCGTCGGCCTGCGGCCCGTCGGACGGCGGCTGCCCGCCACCCCCGCCGGGCCCGTCCGGATCAGGATCCTCGTCGCCCTCGCTCTCGCCCTCGCCCTCGCTCTCGCCGGAGAACTCCTCCAGCGTCTCGTCGAGCTTGTCCTCGTCGAGTCCGGGCGCGTCAAAGGGATTACGGCGCCGGCGGTGCGGCAGCGCGAGCAGCGCCGCCTGGCGTACGTCCTCCGCGAGCACGTCCGTCCGCCCGGCCCAGGCGGCCAGCGCCGTGGCGGTGCGCGCCATGACGATGTCGGCCCGCATGCCGTCCACCTCGAAGGCGGCGCAGGTGGCCGCGATCTGCCGCAGCGCCCCGTCGCCCAGCCGCACCGACGGCAACAGCGCACGCGCCGCCGCGATCCGGCCGCGTACGGCGGCCTCCTCGTCCGCCCACCGCGCGGCGAACCCCTGCGGATCGTCGTCGTAGGCGAGCCGCCGCCGTACGACCTCCACCCGCTGGTCGGGCTCGCGCGAGGCGGCCACCTCCACGGTCAGCCCGAACCGGTCGAGCAACTGCGGCCGCAGTTCGCCCTCTTCGGGGTTCATCGTCCCGACGAGCAGGAACTTCGAGGCGTGCCGCACGGAGACGCCCTCGCGCTCGACGTACGAGGCGCCCATCGCCGCCGCGTCCAGCAGCAGGTCGACGAGGTGGTCGTGGAGGAGGTTGACCTCGTCGACGTAGAGGATGCCGCGGTGCGCGTCGGCGAGGAGCCCCGGCTCGAAGGCCTTGACGCCCTCGGCGAGCGCCCGCTCGATGTCCAGCGCGCCGACGAGCCGGTCCTCGGAGGCGCCCACCGGCAGCTCGACCATCCGCGCGGGCCGGGTCGCGAACGCCCCCGGCTCGTGCGGACCGTCCGGGCAGGCCGGGTCGGGGGAGCCGGGGTCGCAGGAGAACCGGCAGCCGGAGACGACGTCCAGCTCGGGCAGCAGCGCCGAAAGCGCCCGCACCGCCGTCGACTTGGCGGTGCCCTTCTCACCCCGGACCAGCACACCGCCCACCGCCGGCGACACGGCGTTCAGCAGCAGCGCGAGCCGCAGGTCGTCCTGGCCGACGACGGCCGTGAACGGGAAAGGAGTACTCACTTCTCGTCGCCCTCCAAGTCGCCTTCGAGCTCCAGATAGGTGGCGCGCAGCCGCTCGATCGTGTCGGCGTCCGGCTCGGCCCACAGCCCGCGGTCGGCGGCCTCCAGGAGCCGCTCGGTGATCCCGCGCAGCGCCCAGGGGTTGGACTTCTTCATGAAGTCCCGGTTCTCCGCGTCGAAGACGTACTCCGCGCTGAGCTTCTCGTACATCCAGTCGTCGACGACGCCCGCCGTGGCGTCGTAGCCGAAGAGGTAGTCGACCGTCGCCGCCATCTCGAAGGCGCCCTTGTAGCCGTGCCGCCGCATGGCCGCCATCCAGCGCGGGTTGACCACCCGGGCGCGGAACACCCGGTGCGTCTCCTCGCCCAGCGTGCGCGTCCTCACCTGGTCCGGGACGGCCGAATCGCCCACGTACGCCTCGGGGTTGGCGCCGGTCAGGTGCCGCACCATGGCGACCATGCCGCCGTGGTACTGGAAGTAGTCGTCGGCGTCGACGAGGTCGTGCTCGCGGGTGTCGACGTTCTTCGCGGCGACGGCGATCCGCTTGAACGCCGTCTCCATGTCGCCGCGCGCCGCCCGCCCGTCGAGTCCGCGCCCGTAGGCGTAGCCGCCCCAGACGGCGTACACCTCGGCGAGGTCCGCGTCGGAGCGCCAGTTGCGGGCGTCGATCAGCGGCAGCAGCCCCGCCCCGTACGCCCCCGGCTTGGAGCCGAAGACCCGGGCGCTCGCCCGCCGTCGGTCGCCGTGCTCGGCGGCGTCCTCGTCGACGTGGGCGCGCACGAAGTTGGACTCGGCGGGCTCCGCCAGCTCCGCCACCGCCCGCACCGCGTCGTCGATCAGCCCGATCACGTGCGGGAACGCGTCCCGGAAGAACCCGGAGATGCGGACGGTCACGTCGATGCGCGGCCGGCCCAGTTCCTCCAGCGGGACCACCTCGAACCCGGTCACGCGGCGCGAGGCGTCGTCCCACACCGGACGGCAGCCCAGCAGCGCCAGGATCTCGGCGATGTCGTCGCCCTGGGTGCGCATCGCGGACGTGCCCCAGACCGTCAGGCCGACGGACTTCGGGTATTCACCGGTGTCCTGGAGGTAGCGCTGCACGAGCGAGTCCGCGAGGGCCTGCCCGACCTCCCAACTCAGCCGGGACGGAATGGCCTTGGGGTCGACCGAGTAGAAGTTGCGGCCGGTCGGCAGGACGTTGACCAGTCCGCGCGTCGGCGAACCGGACGGACCGGCGGGGACGTAACCGCCGTCGAGCGCCTTGAGGATGTGGTCGATCTCGTCGGTGGTCTTCTCCAGCCGGGGCACGACCTCGGTGCACGCGAACTCCAACACCGCGACGGCGTCCGGGAGTTCGGTGCCCAGCACCGCACGCACCAGGGCACGGCTCTCGGCGACCGCCCATCCGCGCTCCTCCATGCCCTCCGCGACCCGCCGGCACAGCTGCTCCAGCAGGTCGATGGCGTCGGCGGCCGAACGCGACGGACCCTCGACCAGGTCCGTCAGCTCGACCGGCGCCTTCACGGGTGCGCCCGGCTCGGCCAGCAAGTCCTTCTCGCTGAGCCCGAAATGGGCCGCGAACGACGCCCTCAGGCCGGGCAGCGCGTTGGCCTGTCCGCCCCACACCTGCGAGGCGCGCAGCACGGCGAGCACGAGGTTCACACGCGCCTCGCCGACCGGCCCGCCGCCGAGGATGTGCAGACCGTCGCGGATCTGCACATCCTTGATCTCGCACAGATAGCCGTCGATGTGCATGACGAACTCGTCGAACGCGTCGTCGTCCGGCTGGTCGTCGACGTGCAGGTCGTGGTGCAGCTCGGCCGCCTTCACCAGCGTCCAGATCTGCGCGCGCACCGCCGGCGCCTTCGTCGGGTCCAGGTCGGAGACGAGCGCGTACTCGTCGAGGAGCTGCTCCAGCTTGGCCAGGTCGCCGTAGGTGTCGGCGCGGGCCATCGGCGGGACGAGATGGTCGACGACGGTGGCGTGCCCGCGCCGCTTGGCCTGCGTGCCCTCGCCGGGGTCGTTGACGATGAAGGGGTAGATCAGCGGCAGTTCGCCGAGGACGGCGTCCGGCGCACAGCCTCCGCTCAGCCCGAGCCCCTTGCCCGGCAGCCACTCCATCGTGCCGTGCTTGCCCATGTGCACGACTGCGTCGGCGCCGAAGCCTCCCTCCGATGCCGCGGCCTCCAGCCACCTGTACGCGGCCATGTAGTGGTGGGAGGGCGGCATGTCGGGGTCGTGGTAGATCGCGATCGGGTTCTCGCCGAAGCCGCGCGGCGGCTGGATCATCACGACGACGTTCCCGAACTGCAGGGAGGCGAGCACGACGTCGTCGCCGTCGACGTACAGCGAGCCCGGCGGCTCGCCCCACGCCTCAACCATGGCGTCCCGAAGCTTCGGGTCGAGCTTGTCGAACCAGGCCCGGTAGTCGGCCAGCGGTACCCGGGCGGGTGCGGCGGCCAGCTGCTCCTCGGTGAGCCATTCGACGTCGTGGCCGCCGGCGTTGATGAGCCGGTGGATCAACTCGTCGCCGTTGTCGGGGTGTTCGGTGACGCCGTACCCGGCGTCCCGCAGCGCGTCCAGCACCTTCACCGCCGAGGCGGGGGTGTCCAGGCCGACCGCGTTGCCGACCCGGGAGTGCTTCGTCGGGTAGGCGGTGAAGACGAGCGCGAGCTTTTTGTCGGCGTTCGCCTTGTGCTTCAACCGGGCGTGCCGGACGGCGATTCCGGCGACGCGTGCGGCCCGCTCGGGGTCGGCGACGTACACCGGGACGTCGTCGGGGCCCTGCTCCTTGAAGGAGAAGGGGACGGTGATGATCCGCCCGTCGAACTCCGGGATGGCGACCTGCATCGCCGCGTCCATGGGGGACAGGGCGGCGTCGGACGCGTCCCACGTGCTCTTCGACGACGTCAGGCAAAGCCCTTGCAGGACCGGCACGTCGAGGTCGGCGAGCGCCCCGATGTCCCAGGCCTCCTCGTCCCCGCCCGCCGAGGCCTGCGAGGCGTGCGTGCCGCCGGCGGCGAGGACGGTGGCGACAAGCGTGTCGGTCCGCCCCAGGATCTCGTACAGCCCGGCGTCCGCCCCGCGCAGCGAACCGCAGTACACGGCAAGGGCGTTGGCGCCGCGGGCCTCGATCGCGTCGCACAGGGTGTCCACGAACGCGGTGTTGCCGCTCAGCTCGTGGGCCCGGTAGAAGAGCACGCCGACGGTCGGCCGCCCCTCGACGAACGCCCGCTCGCCGTGGACGCCGTACTCGGGCATCTTCCGCGGCTCGAGGAACCCCTCGCCGGTCAACAGCACGGTGTCGGAGAGGAACCGGGCGAGTTCGGTGAGGTTGGCGGGCCCGCCCTCGACGAGGTACTTGAGGGCCTCGGCCACCACACCGGCCGGCACCGACGACTCGGCCATCAGCTCGGCGTCCGGCACGGTCTCGCCGCCCAGCAGCACGGTCGGCACACCGGACGCCTTCAGCGCGGCGAGCCCGTCCTCCCAGGCCCGCTTCCCGCCGAGCAGCCGGACGACGGCGAGGTCGGCGCCGTCCAGCAGAGCGGGCAGCTCCCGCGCCACGTCCACGCGGGTCGGGTTGCCGATCCGGTAGTCGGCGCCGGAAGCGGCCCGGGCCGCCAGCAGATCGGTGTCGGCGGTCGACAACAACAACACTGTGCTCATGCGGGCGCTCCCGGTGGAATGAAAGGCAGTCCTTGCGGCGCGCCCGACTCGATGAGCCGCCAGAGCGCGTCGGTGTCCGCGTGCTGTTCGATCAGGTCGCCGAGCCGGTCGAGCTGCTCCTCGCGCAGCCCGGCGAACGAGGTGTCGGCGGCGGGCACGAAACGCCGGCCCGTGGCGGCCGCCACCTCGCGCAGGAACGCCCGCCGGAACCCGTCCGACTCCAGCGAGCCGTGCCAGTGCGTGCCCCAGGTCTGGCCGACCCGGCAGCCGTCGAGGCTGTGTCCTTCGCCATCGGAGATGAACGGCTCACCGCCCGTGACGTCGGCGACCCCGTGATGGATCTCGTACCCCTCGACCGGCTCGCCGAGGGCTTGACCGGCGGGCCGGGTGAGGGTCTTCTCGCGGGCGAACCGCACCCGCACCGGCAGGACGCCGAGCCCGTCGACCTGCCCGCGCCGGCTCTCGACGTCGTCCTCGATGCGCTCGCCGAGGATCTGGAAGCCCCCGCAGATGCCGAGGACGGGCCGCTGCTCGGCGGCCCGCCGCCGCAGGGCGTCGGCGAGGCCGCGCTCGCGCAGCCACTCAAGGGCGCGCACGGTCCCCCGCGTCCCCGGGACGACGACCAGGTCGGCGTCGGCCAGCTCCTCGGGCCGGTCCACGAACCGCACGACGACGCCCGGTTCGGCGGCCAGCGCGTCCACGTCCGTGAAGTTCGACATCAGCGGGATCGCGCAGACGGCGACCCGCAGCACGTCCTGTCCGACGGGCGGGGCGGTGTTCGACTCCCGGATCGTCCCGCGCAGGGAGACCCGGAGCCCGTCCTCCTCGTCGATCCCGAGCCCGTGCCGGAACGGCAGCACGCCGTACGTCCGCCGCCCGGTGAGCCCGTGCAGCATGTCGAGGCCCGGCTCCAGCAGGGAGACGTCCCCGCGGAACTTGTTGACGACAAACCCGGAAACGAGTTTCTGGTCCTCGGGGGAGAGCAGCGCGACGGTCCCGAAGAAGGAGGCGAAGACCCCGCCCCGGTCGATGTCGCCGACGACGAGGACCGGGAGCCCGGCGTTGCGGGCGATCCCCATGTTCACGATGTCGGTCCGCCGAAGATTGATCTCGGCAGGAGAGCCGGCCCCCTCACAGATCACCGCGTCATACGTGCCCCGCAACTCGGCGAGACAGTCGAGAACGGTTCCCAGGAGTTCCTGCTGCCGCCCCCCGTGATAGCCACGCGCGCTGAGCTCCCCGACGGGCTTCCCGAGCAGCACGACCTGACTGCTCTGCTCGCCGCCGGGCTTGAGCAGCACGGGATTCATCAGGGCGGTCGGCTCGACCCGGCACGCCTGCGCCTGCATGGCCTGCGCCCGCCCGATCTCGGCGCCCTCACGCGTCACGAACGAGTTGAGGGACATGTTCTGCGCCTTGAACGGCGCGACCTTGACGCCCTGCCGCACCAGCCACCGGCAGATCCCGGCCGTGACGACGCTCTTGCCGGCGTCGGAGGTGGTGCCCGCGACGAGGAGTCCCCCGCTCATTTCGTCCGCCCCTTCCCTGTCGTGACGATGGCGCGCGCGGCGACGGTGACGCCGAGCGCCAGCAGGCCGACGCGGCGCGAGAGCCGTGCGGCGCGTTCGATGTCGTGGGCGACGACGGGCCGCCCGGCCGCCCCGTTCAGGACCGGCCGGTGCTCGACCCGGCCGCCGTACGACAGCGTCCCGCCCAGCCGCACGCCGAGCGCGCCCGCGAAGGAGGCCTCGACGGGCCCGGCGTTGGGGCTGGGATGCCGGCCGGCGTCCGCCCGCCAGGCCCGCAGCGCGGCCCGCGGATCATCCCCCGCGACGGCGGCCAGTACGGCGGTCAGCCGCGCCCCCGGCCACCCGGCGAGGTCGTCGAGCCGCGCGGAGGCCCACCCGAACCGCCGGTACCGGGCCGACCTGTGCCCGACCATGGCGTCGAGTGTGTTGACGGCCCGGAACCCGAGCAGCCCCGGCACCCCGCCGACGGCCCCCCACACGAGCGCCCCCACGACGGCGTCGGAGGTGTTCTCGGCGACGGACTCCACGACGGCCCGGGCCAACCCGTCCGCGTCCAGCGCCTGCGGATCCCGCCCGCACAGATGCGGCAGCCGTTCCCGGGCGGCCTCGACGTCCCCCGCTTCGAGGGCCCGACCGATGGCGCGGGCCTCCCGGACGAGAGAGGTCCCGCCGACCACCGCCCAGGTGGCGGCGGCGGTGAGGCCGAGAGAAGCGGCCGAAGAGGGACGTACGGCCTTGCGGGCGACGGCTCCCAGGGTCACGGCCCCACCGGCGCAGACGACGGTGTGGACGGCCCCCCAGCCGCGGTGGTCGCGCCAGAGCACCCGCTCCACGGCTGCGGCCGCCCGCCCGAACACGGCGACCGGATGCCCCCGGCGGGGATCGCCGAGGAGCAGGTCACCGAGGAGGCCGGCGGCGGCGCCGTACGCGTGAACGCGATCGGCCTGCACGGGCTCAGCCGGCCGTGGGGTCGGGCAGCGACCTGGTGCTGTGCCTCAACGGCCAAGCGGGCATGGCGATATGTCCTCACTCAGGGTGTCCACGCCCTGGTTCGACGAGACCGGCGGCGAGAGTTCCTGGCTCCCGGGGCTTACTACCCCGGTGACAGTGGCGGGACCGCGCCGGATTCGCACCGGCTTCCTCTTCTGCCGCCGTACATGGCTCGGGCAGTCCACCACGGGCCCGGAAGGGCCGTCAACTTGCTGTTGACCTGCGCGGGGAGAGTGTGCAGAACCCCACATCGGCCTGGTCCCACGGCGCGCGGAGCATGACTCGGCCCTGCCTGCGGCCGCCCGAGAGGGCGACCGCAGGCAGGGCCGGGTGAGAAACCTGTACGGCTCAGGCCACGATCAGGGAGATCCCGTAGGCCACCGCCGCCGCGCACGCCGCGAAGCAGGCGTACGCGCCCGTCACCGCGAGAGTGGCCGACCCGCCCTCTGCCGTGGCGCGTTCCTGGCGGGACAGGCCCATGATGCCCAGGGTGAACAGGGTGACGAGGCCCACGGTGACCGCGAGGCTGACACCGAAGACGGAGCCCAGGGCTGTCCAGTCGATCTTCATGCTGGTTCTCTTCCTTCGTACCGGGTGCGCGGGCTCAGACGGCCGCGGCCGGGGGAGCGGCGGGCTCGGTGGGCGCGATCGCGGTCGCCGGGGACGGGATCGTGGCCGTCAGGTCCTCGGTCACCGTGCCCGTCGGGGGCGGGGTCACCGCCGCGATCGCCGTGGTGATCACGCCCGGGGATTCCTCGGGCTCGTTGACGTTGGACGCGTCGACGACCTCACGTCGCGAGATCTTCCAGATCGCCGCGCTGGAGGCCACCAGGAAGACGGCCACGACCGCCGTGCCCCAGTCGCCGAGGTCCGTGACCGACTCGGCCAGCGCGCCCACCAGCGCCGCCGCCGGCAGCGTCAGGCCCCACGCCACGAACATGCGGGTCGCCGTCGACCAGCGGACCACGCCGCCCTTGCGGCCCAGGCCCGCGCCCATCACCGCGCCGGAGACCGAGTGGGTGGTGGAGAGGGAGAAGCCGAGGTGGGAGGAGGCCAGGATGACCGTGGCCGCGCTGGTCTGGGCGGCGAAGCCCTGCTGCGGCTGAAGGTCGGTCAGGCCCTTGCCCATGGTGCGGATGATGCGCCAGCCGCCGAGGTAGGTGCCGAGCGCGATGGCCAGGCCGGCGGAGAGGATGACCCAGACCGGCGGGTCGGAGTCGGGGGCCACGGCGCCGCCGGCGACCAGGGCGAGGGTGATGATGCCCATCGTCTTCTGCGCGTCGTTGGTGCCGTGGGCGAGGGAGACCAGGCCGGCCGAGGCGATCTGGCCGGCCCGGTAGCCCTTCTCGGCGGCCTTGCCGTCGGCCTTCTTGCCGAGGGTGTAGGAGAGGCGGGTCGCGAGCATCGCGGCGACGCCCGCGACGATGGGCGCCGCGATCGCCGGGATGAGGACCTTGGTGACCAGCGCGTCGCCGTGCACCGCGTCGAAGCCGGCCGAGGCGATGGTGGCGCCGATCAGACCGCCCATGAGGGCGTGGGAGGAGCTGGAGGGCAGGCCCACCAGCCAGGTCAGCAGGTTCCAGAGGATCGCGCCGACCAACGCGGCGAAGATGACCTCGGGACGGATGCCGGTCTCGTCGACGAGACCCTTGGAGATCGTGTTGGCGACCTCCACGGAGAGGAAAGCGCCCACCAGGTTGAGCGCGGCGGACATGGCCACCGCGACCTTGGGCTTGAGTGCACCGGTCGAGATGGTCGTGGCCATCGCGTTGGCGGTGTCATGAAAACCGTTCGTGAAATCAAACGCGAGTGCGGTTACCACCACAATCGCGAGGATCAGCGAGAAGTTTTCCATTTACCCAGGCAATCGTTCGAAGTCATCGGTCGGTTGACCGTAGGAAACCTGAGTGAACGGAAGATGAACTGAGGGGGGCTTCAGGGTGTCCGATGTCGGGGTGACTGTGCGGTCCGTACGGCTGCTCGCCGCCCGCGAGCCGCTCCGGCCGGGTCGCGCAGCCGTTGAAGAGATTCTGGTCACCCGGCAGGATCGGGGCATGGCTGAGCAGCGGCGCGACGGGCGGGGGTCCCGGGACGCGCGGGGCGGCATGTGGAGTGCGGCCCAGGCGCGGGCCTGGGAGGCGCTCGTGACGACGGCCCGCCGCACGGTGAGCGACGGCCTGGTCGTCGGCACCTCCGGCAACGTCTCCGTGCGCGTCGGCGACACCGTGCTGGTCACCCCGTCGGGCGTGCCCTACGACCGGCTCACCCCGGACGACGTCACGGGCGTCGACCTCACCGGCCGGCAGGTGCTCGGCGCCCTGGTCCCGACGAGCGAGCTGCCCATGCACCTCGCCGTCTACCGGGCCACCGACGCCGGTGCGGTCGTCCACACCCACGCCGTGCACGCCACGGCCGTCTCCACCCTCGTCGGCGAGCTTCCCCTCGTCCACTACATGGCGGGCGCGCTCGGCGGCGCCGTCCGGGTCGCCCCCTATGCGACCTACGGCACCGAGGCGTTGGCCGCCAACATGCTCGCGGCCCTCGCCGACCGCACCGGCTGCCTCCTGCAGAACCACGGCACCCTCACCTACGGCAGCACCCTCGACCAGGCCTACGACCGCACGGCCCAGCTGGAGTGGATGTGCCGGCTGTGGCTGACGGCCTCGTCGCTGCCCGGCCGCAGTCCCACCCTCCTGACGGAGGAACAGGTCGCGGAGGCGGGGGAGCGGCTGCGGGCGTACGGGCAGCGGCCTCCGTCCCGTCGGTGATGAGCTCCACTGGCCGGTCGCGACGATGGCCAGGACACTGGACGGGTGCGCACTGTCAAAGCGACGGCCGCCGCCGTCACCGCAGCCCTGGCCGCCGGCGCCGCCAGTGTCGCCGTCGGCCGGTTCGCCAGCGACGCCGCGCTGAAGGCGCCGCCCGGCCGGCCCCTGCCCACCGAACCCCGGCTCACGGTGCACCGCACGGCCGCCGGCCAGATCACCCTCACCCGCGACCTGGCCGCCCTGCGCCCCGGCACCCACGGCCTCTCCGGCAACGGCTCCCACGCGGTCGTCGGCGCCGTCCTGCCCACCGCCGCGCACTCCGCCGACACCGTCGTACGCCGCCTGGAACGCGTCACCCACGGCACGCTGAACCCCGGCGACGCGGTCTGGCTCACCCCGAATCTGTACGTCGGCGACCCCGGCAGCGCCCTCGGCCTCGACCACGCCGACATCGACGTCCCCGGCGAACTGGGAAGCCTGCCCGCCTGGTTCGTCCCCGGCGCCCGGCGCACCTGGGTGATCGCCGTGCACGGCCTGGGCACCACCCGGGAACACGCCCTGAACATCATGGGTTTCCTGCACCGCCGCCGCTTCCCCGTGCTCGCCCTCGCCTACCGCGGCGACCTCGGGGCACCCCGCTCCCCGGACAGGCTGAACCACCTCGGCGCGACCGAGTGGCGCGACCTGGACGCGGCGATGCGGTACGCCGTGCGCTACGGCGCCGAACGCGTCGTCCTGCTCGGCTGGTCCACCGGCGCCACCATGGCCCTGCGCGCCGCCGCCGACTCGGGGCTGCGCGACCTCGTCTCGGGGCTCGTGCTGGACTCCCCGGTCCTGGACTGGCGGACGACCCTGCGCGCCCTCGCCGCTGCCCGGCACACCCCCGGCCCGCTGCTGCCGCTCGCCGTCCGCGCCGCCGAGGGCCGCACCGGTCCGCACGGCGGTCCCGGCGACGGCGACGCGGCCGCCGACCCGGCCCGGCTGACGGTCCCGACCCTGATCCTGCACGGTCCCGACGACACCGTCGCGCCCTGGGGAGCCTCTCGCCGCCTCGCCGCGCGCCGGCCCGACCTCGTGGCCCTGCACACCGTCCCGCA is a window encoding:
- a CDS encoding class II aldolase/adducin family protein produces the protein MAEQRRDGRGSRDARGGMWSAAQARAWEALVTTARRTVSDGLVVGTSGNVSVRVGDTVLVTPSGVPYDRLTPDDVTGVDLTGRQVLGALVPTSELPMHLAVYRATDAGAVVHTHAVHATAVSTLVGELPLVHYMAGALGGAVRVAPYATYGTEALAANMLAALADRTGCLLQNHGTLTYGSTLDQAYDRTAQLEWMCRLWLTASSLPGRSPTLLTEEQVAEAGERLRAYGQRPPSRR
- a CDS encoding cobalamin biosynthesis protein, whose amino-acid sequence is MQADRVHAYGAAAGLLGDLLLGDPRRGHPVAVFGRAAAAVERVLWRDHRGWGAVHTVVCAGGAVTLGAVARKAVRPSSAASLGLTAAATWAVVGGTSLVREARAIGRALEAGDVEAARERLPHLCGRDPQALDADGLARAVVESVAENTSDAVVGALVWGAVGGVPGLLGFRAVNTLDAMVGHRSARYRRFGWASARLDDLAGWPGARLTAVLAAVAGDDPRAALRAWRADAGRHPSPNAGPVEASFAGALGVRLGGTLSYGGRVEHRPVLNGAAGRPVVAHDIERAARLSRRVGLLALGVTVAARAIVTTGKGRTK
- a CDS encoding alpha/beta hydrolase, whose amino-acid sequence is MRTVKATAAAVTAALAAGAASVAVGRFASDAALKAPPGRPLPTEPRLTVHRTAAGQITLTRDLAALRPGTHGLSGNGSHAVVGAVLPTAAHSADTVVRRLERVTHGTLNPGDAVWLTPNLYVGDPGSALGLDHADIDVPGELGSLPAWFVPGARRTWVIAVHGLGTTREHALNIMGFLHRRRFPVLALAYRGDLGAPRSPDRLNHLGATEWRDLDAAMRYAVRYGAERVVLLGWSTGATMALRAAADSGLRDLVSGLVLDSPVLDWRTTLRALAAARHTPGPLLPLAVRAAEGRTGPHGGPGDGDAAADPARLTVPTLILHGPDDTVAPWGASRRLAARRPDLVALHTVPQAPHGAMWNVDPAAYEEALRRFLTPLM
- a CDS encoding inorganic phosphate transporter; translated protein: MENFSLILAIVVVTALAFDFTNGFHDTANAMATTISTGALKPKVAVAMSAALNLVGAFLSVEVANTISKGLVDETGIRPEVIFAALVGAILWNLLTWLVGLPSSSSHALMGGLIGATIASAGFDAVHGDALVTKVLIPAIAAPIVAGVAAMLATRLSYTLGKKADGKAAEKGYRAGQIASAGLVSLAHGTNDAQKTMGIITLALVAGGAVAPDSDPPVWVILSAGLAIALGTYLGGWRIIRTMGKGLTDLQPQQGFAAQTSAATVILASSHLGFSLSTTHSVSGAVMGAGLGRKGGVVRWSTATRMFVAWGLTLPAAALVGALAESVTDLGDWGTAVVAVFLVASSAAIWKISRREVVDASNVNEPEESPGVITTAIAAVTPPPTGTVTEDLTATIPSPATAIAPTEPAAPPAAAV